In Rhizobium jaguaris, a single window of DNA contains:
- a CDS encoding amidohydrolase, with protein MWNESFIRMNEISRRTLLAGSLASTAVWMMPPSFAAAEDGNVPESAKAAHDAVEAVREAILRISREVWKTPELSLQEEKSSEIHLRELREAGFKVVSTGTSGIPTAFVAEWTQGESGPKIGFLPEYDALPDLGNAAESRQTPGPTGVEVGHGCGHNMLGAGCTGAAFALKNMMIDKKVPGTIRVYGCAAEETEGAKVYMARDGLFSDLDACLAWHPGPMNATGLLRSAAANILRIRYIGRTAHAGVDPWEGRSALKGAELFGIGIQFMREHMKPTTRLHYIYTDAGTAANVIPASAEIIIVIRDQDREDVNTVTEWVKDVASGAATSTQTHVEIDHFFGMYDLLPNETLVNQIHAHMTKLPMEWTEEEQEFAKAFQREMQLPEAGLMPVIMPMLPEITTGGSTDVGDVSFNTPTGLFAIATMPIGVGLHTWPVTACGGMSIGDKGSIYSAIIMAGVGYDLMTSAELRAAARADFDRRKAGRKYVSPLAETRLRPDGIPQHLLMRDGSQELGVEFVEEAVDSKTPMP; from the coding sequence TCGCCGCGGCTGAGGACGGCAACGTTCCCGAGTCTGCCAAAGCCGCGCATGACGCCGTCGAGGCGGTCCGCGAGGCGATCCTGCGAATCTCACGCGAGGTCTGGAAGACCCCGGAGCTTTCGCTACAGGAGGAGAAGTCGTCGGAAATCCATCTTCGGGAGTTGCGGGAGGCCGGCTTCAAGGTCGTCAGCACCGGGACTTCCGGCATACCTACGGCGTTCGTGGCCGAATGGACGCAGGGCGAAAGCGGACCGAAGATCGGCTTCCTGCCGGAATACGACGCACTTCCGGACCTCGGCAATGCTGCCGAGTCGCGCCAGACGCCCGGCCCCACAGGTGTCGAGGTCGGTCATGGGTGCGGCCACAACATGTTGGGCGCGGGCTGCACCGGCGCGGCGTTCGCGTTGAAGAATATGATGATCGACAAAAAAGTACCGGGAACCATCCGGGTCTACGGCTGCGCGGCAGAGGAAACCGAGGGTGCCAAGGTCTATATGGCCCGCGACGGGCTGTTCAGTGACCTCGACGCCTGCCTCGCCTGGCATCCGGGACCGATGAACGCCACGGGCCTGCTCAGGAGCGCGGCCGCCAACATACTGCGGATACGCTATATCGGCCGCACCGCTCATGCCGGCGTCGACCCTTGGGAAGGCCGTAGCGCGCTGAAGGGGGCCGAACTTTTCGGCATTGGCATCCAGTTCATGCGCGAGCATATGAAGCCGACGACGCGTCTGCACTATATCTATACGGATGCTGGCACGGCGGCGAATGTCATTCCCGCCTCCGCCGAGATTATCATCGTGATCCGCGATCAGGATCGGGAAGATGTCAACACCGTCACGGAATGGGTCAAGGATGTCGCCAGCGGTGCGGCCACCTCGACGCAGACCCACGTCGAAATTGATCATTTCTTCGGGATGTACGATCTGCTGCCGAACGAAACGCTGGTGAACCAGATCCACGCCCATATGACGAAGCTCCCCATGGAGTGGACGGAGGAGGAGCAGGAATTCGCCAAGGCCTTTCAGCGCGAAATGCAGCTGCCGGAAGCCGGCCTCATGCCCGTCATCATGCCAATGCTGCCCGAAATCACCACTGGCGGCAGCACCGATGTCGGCGACGTGAGCTTCAACACGCCTACCGGCCTTTTCGCCATAGCCACAATGCCGATCGGCGTCGGCCTGCATACCTGGCCAGTGACAGCCTGCGGCGGTATGAGCATCGGCGACAAGGGATCGATCTACTCGGCAATTATAATGGCTGGCGTCGGTTACGACCTGATGACCAGCGCCGAACTGCGCGCTGCCGCCCGTGCCGATTTCGACCGCCGCAAGGCCGGCCGGAAATATGTGTCGCCGCTGGCAGAAACGAGGCTGCGTCCCGATGGAATACCGCAGCATCTGCTTATGCGTGATGGAAGCCAGGAACTCGGCGTCGAGTTTGTGGAGGAGGCAGTCGACTCGAAGACGCCCATGCCGTAA